The Apium graveolens cultivar Ventura chromosome 10, ASM990537v1, whole genome shotgun sequence nucleotide sequence TGTTGATATGAAGCTGCAACCCTATATATAGGCACCCCTCTATAAACATTTCCAAGTTTAGTATAGGAATCAAGACCATTTATTTGCAATTGATTGTTTCGATTGTGATGTCCGGCTGTTTTTATAGCAACGACAAATATAGTAAGTGGGGAAAGATAATGTGATCTCTTTTATGAAGATAATTTTTAACGTTAAATTTATTCACGGAAAGATGTTATAATAATCTTATAGTGTGATTGTGTATGTTTCATATACTTGGACCGTCTATTTTTAAAAGTTTATGTTTCCCCCCATAAACTTGAGTTTGACGGTAAATACAAACAAACAATTTTCTACTACTGAGTCTGTTGCTAATTATGatccaatttttataatttacttGTATTACATCAAAAATACTCATATCTATTAGGGCTACAAATTTTAAATATTGAAATTAATGTTGAATATCaataatttatttaatgaatcaaatatttttttatctGATTTATCGATAAcaacgatttttaaaaaatcaccCTAAAGTTTTATAATCATGATATTGGTTCAAAACCACAAATCTTTAGTGCTTATACAGTACTAGAAAATTAATTATCTATTACTTTATGAAGTTACTAGAAAACCAATAGGATTTGTAATTTATCTCCTCTGCAATTGTAATTAATAGAGATAATAacatatattaataaaatttaaatttaatttttgacaaaaaaatgaaatttgaatttgaattaaTCAATTAGGAAACATTAAGCCCAGCCACTAATAAATTTGTTAATATTAAAACTTAAATTTATCATTTTATTTTTACCCACTAATTAAAAGAAAGTAAATTGTTTTTACCTTAATTCGTGTTGCCCAAGCACAAGTGAAATAATGCATCTATACACACAAACCTGATCAATACATACACTAACAGTACTATATACTTGCACCACCTCACCTCatttcacacacacacactacacaCAATCACACACATTTACACACACAAGAGAAAAAATGAGCACTAACATTTCACTGGTTGACTCGTCCGACTCGGCTGAGTTCGCGCACAAGCTATTTGTTGAGGAGACTTCCGGTGAGTTGAATAGAATCGTTACTGTGTCGTACAGGTTTTTATGTTTAATCGCTTAGTTTACTGAGTCTTACTCGTTGTAATGTTGTATTTAGTGTGGACTAGTGAGTCGTCCGACGAGTTTTGTTGTTTTTATTTGTTTGCTTGAGGACGAAGTAGCGGTAAAgtatatatgcaatatatattaCCGAGTTGAGTCGTGTTTGATTTAATATGTAGACTGAGTTAAGCGAGTTTCTGTTCTTATTGTTTTTTTGCTTGTTTTGATTTGATATTTGTACGGAGTTAGGCGAGTTTCTGTTCGTACTGTTCCTTTTGCTTGTTTTGATTTGATTTTATGCTAGTTAACCGACTTTCTGTCCGTACTGTTTATTTTTCTTGTGTTTTTCTgcctctctctctctgtctctctctccctccctctctctcactctctcggtctctctctctctccctctctctgtctgactctctctccctccctctctctcactctctctgtctccctccctccctctctctccctctctctgtccctctctctccctctctaatTCTCTGCGTTTATGTCACGTAGTGAAATAATTAATGTTCATGTTATTGTGCAGATGTTCTGAGACTAAGGGGAGGGAAAGGAGGCCCACCCAAGATTGACCCTAATCTAGTCGTTCTCGCTCAGAAACACAACCAGAATCGGATGATTTGCAGAAAGTAAGTAGCTCCTACATTAGTAAAATTATTTAAACTGTTTCGAGTTTTTTTACTGTTGTTTTAAAGAATTGCTGTATATGTTGATTAGTTATTGGAAACGTTGTTTATCAATTAAGCTTTTAATTACGGATTTATAATTAAAGAACCGTAAATGAACAGATGCTATGCGCGTTTGGATGTGCGTGCAAAGAATTGCCGCAAGAAGAAATGCGGGCACAGCAATGAGGTATAGATAATTTTTCGCATAATTGAACAGATTTTGGAATGAATTTCAGGCACTTACTGATTTTTAGTTTGTGTTTTTTACAATGCAGTTGAGGCCAAAGTCTGTTCTGGATTCCAAGGGTTCGGGCTAACAAGATTCTGATTTTCGTGTTTATTATCTAGTTATCTAGAACTAGAACTTTAGGATTGTCAAGTTTATGGTTGTAATAAATCAATCAGATAATTGTGCTTGTAGAAACGAAGTTAATTGACAGTGGTTTCGACCTTGGCTATTAGTTACGTGGTGCTTGTTAATGATTGTTATTTCAGATTTTATCCTTTTGGTTGGCTTGTGATTTTGATTGATGGTTGTGTCTTACTGGTTCCATGTTTTAATTGAATACTTGAGATTTTGATGCTGTTGAATTACTTGTGATTGATTGTAGTGACATATAGAGAAAATAATTGGTTTGTGCATTGTAAGCTTGATTAATGCACGTTAGCTTGATTAATGCATGATCAGTTAGTCGTAATTGTTCCCAGTATTGACTGTTGACACGTCTGTGCAACCTGAAGTAAGATATTATATAGTGATTGTCGCTAGTAAAAATTTTGTTTGTTGTTGTTGGGTTGtgtggagtctattaattaagcccatgaaaatagactattcagattcagattagtttatggattagtctacttttcagatttggactgtaattttgatttaggcctagtttcttctcttataaatactcatgtaattgtaaaatcataacataacaaattgtgagagatcaatacaaaattagtgcggCTTGTGGAGTAGAAATTTCCGAACCAGGTAAATCTTTGTCTTGTGTGATTgtcgtttattttcttgttcttgtttattcgctttgggttttgctttcattgttgtatactcaacaacTGGTATCAAGAGCCTAGGTTTTCAGGCGAGTGGGAGCGATGGCAGCAAGAGATACAAGGCAAGGTTAGTAGTCAAGGGTTATCAACAGAAAAAGGGTATTGACTATACCGATATATTTTCTCCCGTTGTTAAGATGACTACAGTTAGAATTATGCTAAGTATTGTGGCTGCAGAGGAGTTACATCCAGAGCAACTAGATGTTAGACTGCGTTCTTACATGGTGATCTTGAGGAAGACATCTACATGGTTCAGCCAGAGGGATTTCAGGTAGCTGGGAAAGAAAACCTTGTTTGCAAGCTTATAAAAAGcttgtatggtttaaagcaagcaccGAGACAATGGTACTTGAAGTTTGACAGCTTTATGATGAAGAATGGGTACACGAGGAGTGTTATGGATCATTGTTATTACTTTAAACAGTTTGATTCATCTTATATCATATTGTTGttgtatgttgatgacatgttgataACAGGATCAAATATGAGGGAAATCAACAGGTTAAAGAGACAGATGTCTGAGgagtttgagatgaaggatatgggtgcagCAAAACAAATACTTGGTATGAGCATCATAAGGGATAGAACTGAAGGTACTTTAAAATTATCTCAAGAGAAGTATGTTGAGAAATTGTTACATAAATTCAGTGTCCAGGATGCAAAGACCAGAAGTACACCGTTGGCGAGTCACTTTAATCTCACAAAGAAGCAATCACCTAAAACGGATAAAGGCAAGAAAGATATGGCTAAAGTTCCTTATGCATCTGCAGTTGGCAGTTTAATGTATGCTATGGTGTGTACAAGGCCAGACATTGCTTATGCAGTGGGAGTTGTTAGCAGATTTATGTCTAATCCAGGAAGAGAGCATTGGGAAGCAGTCAAGTGGTTGTTACGCTActtgaaaggcacatccaaggttgcactatgtttcagtaagaaagatgttatcttggaagggttctctgatgcagatttgggtggatgtttggacacaagaaaaagtacaacgggttatattttcactttgggtggcaccgcagttagttggatgtctcgacttcaaaagagtgttgctctttcaaccacagaagcagaatatatggTTATCTCTGAAGCTAGTAAGGAGATGATTTGGTTGAAAAATTTTCTTGAGGAGTTGGGAAAGAAACAGGCGGACAATGCTTTGTATAGCGACAGTCAGAGTGCTATTCATCTTGCGAATAATCCCGTGTTTCATGCTAGGACGAAGCATATTCAGCTGACATATCACTTTACAAGAGAGTTGATAAGCAATGGTACTTTGTCCTTGAAGAAAATCCTTGGTTCAAAGAATCCTGCAGATATGTTGACTAAGGTGGTTACGAATGAAAAGTTGAAGCTTTGTGTAGCTTCAACTGGCCTTCAGAATTGATTGATGAGAAGGCACTGCACTAGTTAGAGTTATTGATTGAAAAATTGATTTTACTAGACTTACAAGAGTGAAGTGAAGATTGGCCAGActccaagtgggagattgttgggttttgtggagtctattaattaagcccatgaaaatagactattcagattcagattagtttatggattagtctacttttcagatttggactgtaattttgatttaggcctagttttttctcttataaatactcatgtaattgtaaaatcataacacaacaaattgtgagggagcaatacaaaattagtgcggcttgtggagtaggaatttctgaaccacgtaaatctttgtcttgtgtgattgtcgtttattttcttgttcttgtttattcgctttgggttttgctttcgttgttgtatactcaacaacaattgttaggagttgtcccacatcgtttgtgtgaggggcagtttgctagaatataagcagtcagacaactccaattagtatgaggccttttgggaggtgcccaaaaacaaatccGTGAGGGCTCGGCCcagagcggacaatatcatactaatgtggagttaggcctgctcagcaagcccaacaagtggtatcagagcttcaggttataaacggtccataacaatctcagatgggctccagaagtgacctaggaagaggcagatgggcttgcccTAGAATGGGGGAAAAGGCAGACGGGCCTTCCAGTTtgggcctagggggagcagatagccatatggactttcagtatgggtcgagggggagcctggtcacactaaaggaggcagaatcgacaggtgtcagacccgatgtgtgaagggggagattgttaggagttgtcccacatcgtttgtgggaggtgcaatttgctagaatataagcagtcagacaactccaattagtatgaagtcttttg carries:
- the LOC141689164 gene encoding uncharacterized protein LOC141689164, producing the protein MSTNISLVDSSDSAEFAHKLFVEETSDVLRLRGGKGGPPKIDPNLVVLAQKHNQNRMICRKCYARLDVRAKNCRKKKCGHSNELRPKSVLDSKGSG